The sequence GCTACTGCGTAATTATCCTAATCATCAAACAAAAAAAGATTGTTTGCTTGCTGCTTGGAATGAGGAAGAAGTGGAGTACTGCGAGGACTGTGAAGACGATATTCAAACATTTCACGGACTTATTTTATTTTCTGATGGGGAAGTATATCAACCAACTTCCGAAGAAAAAGAGACGATTTTTAAACCTGTTTTAACCTTTGCTTGAGGCGAAAAGAAATTTGGAGGATTAACACATGCAGAAGAACGATGACTTATTAAGAGAACGTCGAAAAGACGAACACGTGGCTCTTGGAGTAAAACAAAATGAGCAATTAGCGCCGTCGAGTTTAGAAGATATTCAACTGGTTGGAACTTCTATCCCGCGCTATAATGTGAAAGATATCGATTTAACCACGACTATCTTGGGAGCCAATGTGCCTTTCCCGTTTTATATTAATGCTATGACAGGAGGAAGTCGGCATACGAAAAAGATTAATGCTGAACTTGCTGAAATAGCGCGTGAAGTAGCTATTCCAATGGCCGTTGGTTCCCAGTCTGCAGCGTTAAAAAATAGTTCGCTAATAGATACGTATAAAATTGTCAGAGAAATCAATCCGAATGGGATGATTCTCGCAAATATTAGTCCAGAAGTAGCTCTTCCAGATGGACTTCGTGCAATCGAGATGTTAGAGGCAAATGCACTTCAAATTCATATTAACCCAGCACAAGAATTAGTTATGCAAGAAGGCGACCGTTCTTTTAGTCATTGGTTAACTAGAATTGAAGAGTACGTCAAGCTTTCGCCAGTTCCAGTTGTTGTAAAAGAAGTTGGCTTTGGAATGACGCGTGAAACAGTAGCGAGATTAGCAAGTGTTGGCGTTCAAAGCGTGGATTTAGCCGGAAAAGGTGGAACAAACTTTGCCCAAATTGAAAATGACCGTCGCCGTGATCAAGCCTATAATTTCTTACTTGATTGGGGTATTTCCACCGGACAAGCGTTAATAGATATGCAACACAGAGATGCGCCAAAGATTGCTTATTTAGCGTCAGGTGGTATTAGGAACCCGTTAGATATCGTCAAAGCATTAGCGCTCGGAGCAGATAGTGTAGGTATGGCAGGGCAAATTATTTATTCACTAAAAAAAGAGGGCGTTACCAAAACCATCGAAAAACTAGAGTTATGGAAAGAACAACTACGTGGCTTATTTGTTCTCGCAGATGCGAAAAATATCTCAGAATTAAAAACAACGCCATTAATCATAAGTGGTGAACTTGCCAAATGGGGCACACTACGAGAAATCGATTTAGTCAAACTAGCTAATAGAAAATAAAAACCAGCTGCTATTCATTTAGCAAAGCTGGTTTTTTATTTATTGAACCATTTCTGGTAAAGTTTCATCGATTGCTTGAAGGCGTTCAGTGAATTCTTCTTTAGATAAATTTTTCGTATAAAGATTTGCTGGATGAACGCGACAATCATGCGAACAACTACGCAAATATTTTTTCTCATTTTCGACAGAAGCTAGGATTTGCTTATTGCAATACGGGTTAGCACAATTGATGTAACGTTCGCAAGGCGTACCGTCAAAGTAATCTTTCCCAACGATAGTAGGGTTTACTTGGTTAATCGGAACCGCAATTCTTTCATCGAAAACGTACATTTGGCCGTCCCAGAGTTCCCCTTTGGTTTCTTCGTTTTTACCATAAGTCGCAATCCCGCCGTGAAGTTGACTTACATCATCAAAACCAGCTGTTTTCAACCAACCGGAAAATTTTTCACAACGAATGCCACCAGTACAGTAAGTGACGATTTTTTTATCAGCGAGTTGCTCGCGATTTTCTTCAATCCATCCTGGCAACTCACGGAAATTTTGAATATCTGGACGAACAGCGCCGCGGAAATGGCCGATATCAAATTCGTAATCATTTCGAGCGTCTAAAATAACCGTATCTTCATCCAACAGTGCTTCACGAAACTCAGCAGGTTCTAAATAAGTCCCGGTAATTTCTAAAGGATTAACATCATCTTCTAAACTTAAACTAACAATTTCAGCACGAGGCCGTACATGCATTTTCTTAAAAGCATGAGCATCAGCCGCGTCAATTTTAAATACCATATCAGCGAAGCGAGCGTCGTTTGCCATATAATCCATATATTTGTTTGTTGCTTCTACTGTACCCGAAACGGTGCCATTAATCCCCTCAGAAGCCACCAAAATTCGGCCTTTCAATTCCATTTCTTTGCAAGCAGCAAGATGCTCTTTTGCAAAAGTTTCTGGATCATCAATCGTTGTGTATTTGTAATATAACAACACTTGATAGTCACTCATAATCTTATCACCCTTCAAAATGTATTTCATGTGTAAGAATAAATCTCCACAAGTTTGCGCATTAATACTATACTATAGCAAATTCAGACTGGCAAGTAAGCGAACTGTAAAATAAATGCTTCTTATAGTTAACTATATGTACAAGTACAAAATAGCTATGGTATACTTATTAAATATGAAGCGAAAATTTTGTTGATGAAAGCAAATCCTGTTTTCATTACCTAAAATAAAGAATGAAGTAAGGATTGGGCGTGAGCTATGTGCAAATAAATGAATCGTTTATGGAAGAACTAGCTTTAAAAAAAGTAAAACAAGAGCGCAGGAAAAGGTTGAAGTGGTTTGTTTATAAGTTTTTAATGATTACCTTTGGCGCTATTTTGATGGGGGTTGGGCTGGAACTTTTCCTTGTAAACAACCGAATTTTGGATGGTGGAGTCGTTGGTATTTCGATTATTATTTCGCAACTAACGCCGCTGCCACTAGGGGTTTTAACTTTTGTACTCAATATTCCGTTTTTCATTATAGGTTACCGAAAAATCGGAAAAGTATTTGCGCTGTTTACATTGTACGGAATTGCAGTCATGTCGATTGTAACGCTCGTTTTACATGATATGGACCCTGTGACAGATGATTTACTACTTGCGACTGTTTTTGGTGGAATGACGCTTGGCCTTGGAGTAGGTCTCGTTATTCGTAACGGAGGGGCGCTTGATGGAACTGAAATCATTTCAATCATTATTAACGGTCGGACGCCATTTTCAACAGGACAAATTATTATGTTTATTAATATTGTTATTTTTATCGTTGCTGGACTTGTGTTCAACTGGGATCGAGCGATGTATTCCTTAATTACGTATTTCCTAGCGTACAAAGTAATTGATATTGTTATTCAAGGTGTAGATGAATCGAAAAGTGCTTTTATTATCAGTCGCTATTACGAGGAAATTGGGGCAGAAATTATGGAACAACTTGGAAAAGGTGTTACATACTTAGATGCAACTGGTGGATATTCCGGTGATGTAAGAAAAGTAGTTTTCGTTATCGTCTCAAGATTTGAAGAAGTAAAAGTGAAAGCTATTCTGGATGAAATAGATCCAGATGCCTTCTTAGCTGTCGGGGGAAGTATGTCAGAAGTCCGCGGCGGAAAGCTGATGAACACGAAAACACCGCACCTATAACAAAGCAGAAACCATATATCTCCTACTTGGGATATGTGGTTTTTTGACGAAAGGAAACATTTGTTTGTATAATAGGGCTATAGTATGAGCGACAGAACGGATAGATGTGCTATAATAAAACAAGCAAAAAAGGAATGGGTGGGACTTGAAATGGCGACACAAAAGAAAAAAACAAGCGGACGTAAAAAATCGTCAACACGTTCAAAAAAGAAACAATCAGCCTCTTTTCGTTTAGAAATAACAGGGGTTATTTTAATAGCAATAGGAGTTATCGGGCTTTTACAATTAGGCTTTGTCGGTCGCGGTTTTTTTGCTCTGGCAGAAATGTTTGTTGGTCTTTTAAGCTATGTATTACTTGCAGGTAGCGTGATACTTGGTGGGTACATGGTGATTAGAAGAAAAATGCCTCACTTATTTAGCAAAAGATTAGTCGGTATTTATCTTATTATTTTAGGCTTTTTGACATATATACATATGTATTTCATTATCCACAACTTAGGAGCAAATGCCTCTGTTATTTCTAGTACTTGGAAATTAGTATTAGAAAATTTATTTAGACCAAACCAAGTTGGTTTTGTTGGCGGGGGAATGATTGGAGCTGCAATTAGCTCCGTTACGTATTTCTTATTAGATCGTCTCGGAACAAACTTGATTGCTGCGCTACTAATTATCTATGGTTTTTCCCTTGTATCAGGTATTTCTATCCGCCAATTTTTCTCCAAAATTGCCGAATTTGTTCGTTTCTTATTTGCAAAAGGCAAAGTTGCGACCGAAAAAGGCAAAGAAGTGAAAGCGAAACGTGATAAAAAGAAAGCCGAGAAAATAGTTGAGGTTGAGCCCGATGAAGTAATAGATGTAGTAGAACCCGTACAAGAAGAAAAAGCGCCACCAATCATCTCTAACTTTAGCTCCAAAGTAGAACAAGAAAAAGCACCAGTAGAAGAAAAAACAACCAAACAAGAGCAAGATTTAGAAATGTTTCAACAAGAATCGTTCGAAAATGAGATTTATCAATTACCACCTGTCGATATTTTAGCACCGGCTAAAGTAACGGATCAAAGTAAAGAATATGACCAAATTAAAGTGAACGCAAAAAAATTAGAAGATACCTTTGAAAGCTTTGGAGTGAAAGCAAAAATCACTCAAGTGCATCTTGGTCCTGCAGTGACAAAATATGAAGTACAACCATCTGTCGGTGTTAAAGTGAGTAAGATTGTTTCTTTAAGTGATGATATAGCACTTGCTCTAGCTGCAAAAGATATTCGAATAGAAGCGCCAATTCCAGGGAAATCTGCTATTGGGATTGAAGTAGCGAACCAAAATGTAGCCATGGTTTCCTTACGTGAAGTGTTAGAAAATAATCCTAAAAACAATCCAGACGAGAAGCTTCAAATAGCACTTGGTCGTGATATTTCTGGGGAAGCGATGATGGCCAGTCTCGATAAAATGCCTCATTTACTCGTCGCAGGAGCAACTGGTAGCGGGAAGTCTGTCTGTATTAATGGCATTATTACAAGCATTTTACTTCGTGCCAAACCGCATGAAGTAAAAATGATGATGATTGATCCAAAAATGGTAGAGCTAAATGTTTATAATGGTATTCCACACTTGCTCGCACCAGTTGTAACGAATCCTAAAAAAGCAGCCCAAGCATTGCAAAAAGTCGTTGCGGAAATGGAACGGCGTTATGATTTATTTTCGCATACTGGTACTCGTAATATGCAAGGTTACAATGAGTATGTGAAAAAACATAATGAACTGAACGAAGAAAAACAACCTGAATTGCCTTTTATTGTTGTCATTGTAGATGAGTTAGCTGATTTAATGATGGTAGCTTCTAATGACGTAGAAGATGCGATTACTCGCCTTGCTCAAATGGCACGTGCTGCGGGAATACATTTGATTATCGCAACACAACGCCCATCAGTTGATGTTATTACCGGCGTAATCAAAGCGAACATCCCGTCTCGGATTGCTTTTGCTGTTTCAAGTTCCATTGACTCAAGAACAATTCTTGATATGGGAGGGGCAGAGAAGTTACTTGGACGCGGGGATATGCTGTTACTTCCAGTTGGCTCTAGTAAACCTACCCGAATTCAAGGTGCCTTTTTATCTGATGCAGAAGTAGAAGATGTAGTTAATTATGTTATTTCGCAACAAAAAGCACAATATAGCGAAGAAATGATTCCTGATGATATTCCAGAAGTCGAAGGAGAAGTAACGGATGAATTGTATCACGAAGCAGTAGAGCTTGTTGTAGAAATGCAGACAGCTTCCGTTTCGATGCTACAAAGAAAATTCCGCATTGGTTACAATCGCGCAGCTAGGTTAATTGATGAAATGGAACAAAGAGGTGTAGTCGGACCTCACGAAGGAAGTAAACCAAGAAGAGTAAACGTGGAAATTAATCCAGAGCACGAATAAAAAAGGTGGCGATTAATAATCGCCACCTTTTTTTATGAAAGTAAATCTTGTTTTTGTGCTTGAATTTCTTTTTTACTAGAAGCATATTTTGTTTGTGTTCGGTCAAGCAGTTCGTCAAAAAATTGGGGTAACTGCTCCTCGCTAAGTTCTACGCCTTCAGCAGTGATACCGCCCTTTGTTGCAACGCGTTCAATTAAGCCACTAAAGGTGTAATCTTCCTCTACTAATAATTTGGAAGTCCCAGCTAAAGCAAAATTAATCATTTGAAAAACTTCTGCATCGGATAGAGAGGATCTTCTGAGAGCAGCTTCCACAAATTGTTCGAAAATAGCAGCAATTATTCCAGGAGAAGAGCTAGTTAAATCGCTAGCGATATCCATATTTTCCTCTCGGATAGTCATGACATGACCAAAATGCTCAAATGTCGTTTCTAACCAAGAACTGTTTGTTTGGTTCACTGTCTCAGCATGCGCAATTAAGGTAGTTCCAACACCGACAGCTGTTGTAAGGGAAGGGATTAGTTTACTAACTTGTAATCCAGGAGAGATTTCTAAAATGTCTGAAGTAGTTACACCTGCTGCTATAGATATCACATGACGATCTGCTGTTAACACCGCTGCACAATCTTTCATAAGAGGTAAAATCGCAAGAGGCAACTTGCAAATAAAGCTATGATCGGCTTTTGTGAAAACTTCGGCTTCATTACTAGCCAATACGGTTGTAGGATATTTTGCATAAAATTGTTTGAAATGTGTATTTTCGGAACTGGAATAAAGAATGATTTCTTCGGGAGCAGCAACCTCAGTTTCAATTATTTTAGTCGCAATTAACGATGCCATACTTCCAAAGCCAATAAAACCTATTTTTGTCATTTTCATCCCGCCTTTCATCATTCATTTTATTATGAAGGGAATAAAAGGGGATTGCAACTAAATTTGATTGTTTACTTTTTCACGTTAATGCGCTCCCACCTAGGCTTTACCTAAAAAACGAATGATTCCGATAGAATTTAATTTTCTGAATTCATTTGCATTAAAAATTTATGAAGTTGGTTATTTATTTATTTTATTTTCCATGTTATATTAAGAACAGTTGGAGAAGACGTTAAATGTTTTTGTGCGTTTTCCTAAAAAGGGACCATACATAATTTTTAATACGCGCCTGAATGTTTGTTTTGACAGATAGCTCTAACTAACATTATATCTCTCGGGAGGGGTTTTAAGGTGAAAAAGCGTACATTTGCTTTAGCACTATCAATGATTATTGCTTCTGGCGTTATCCTAGGTGCTTGTGGTTCAAGCAGCGACGATAAAAAAAGTAGCGGTGATAAGAGCAGTAAAGATTTTACAGTAGCAATGGTTACAGATACTGGTGGCGTTGATGACCGTTCGTTTAACCAATCAGCATGGGAAGGCTTACAAAAATTTGGTAAAGCTAACGACATGGAAAAAGGTACAGATGGTTACAACTACTTGCAATCAGCTTCTGAAGCAGACTACAAAACAAACTTAAACACTGCTGTTCGTAGCGACTATGATTTAATTTATGGAATTGGGTACAAACTGAAAGATGCAATTGAAGAAGTTTCTAAACAAAAACCTAAAAATCAATTCGCTATTGTTGATGACACAATTGATGACCGTGATAATGTAGTAAGTATTGGATTTAAAGATAACGATGGTTCTTACCTAGTTGGTGTAGTAGCTGGCTTAACAACAAAAACAAATAAAGTTGGATTTGTTGGTGGGGTAAAAGGAACTGTTATCGACCGTTTTGAAGCTGGTTTCACTGCTGGTGTAAAAGCTGTTAATCCTAATGCACAAATTGATGTACAATATGCAAACGATTTCGCTAAAGCAGACAA comes from Listeria monocytogenes and encodes:
- a CDS encoding BMP family protein produces the protein MKKRTFALALSMIIASGVILGACGSSSDDKKSSGDKSSKDFTVAMVTDTGGVDDRSFNQSAWEGLQKFGKANDMEKGTDGYNYLQSASEADYKTNLNTAVRSDYDLIYGIGYKLKDAIEEVSKQKPKNQFAIVDDTIDDRDNVVSIGFKDNDGSYLVGVVAGLTTKTNKVGFVGGVKGTVIDRFEAGFTAGVKAVNPNAQIDVQYANDFAKADKGQQIASSMYSSGVDVIFHAAGGTGNGVFAEAKNLKKKDPSRAVWVIGVDRDQWDEGKVTANDGKDYNVTLTSEIKRVDIAVDDLATRAKAGDFPGGTKIEYGLDKDAVGLSEHQDNISKDVLAKVEEYKQKIVDGDIKVPEKP
- a CDS encoding rhodanese-related sulfurtransferase, encoding MSDYQVLLYYKYTTIDDPETFAKEHLAACKEMELKGRILVASEGINGTVSGTVEATNKYMDYMANDARFADMVFKIDAADAHAFKKMHVRPRAEIVSLSLEDDVNPLEITGTYLEPAEFREALLDEDTVILDARNDYEFDIGHFRGAVRPDIQNFRELPGWIEENREQLADKKIVTYCTGGIRCEKFSGWLKTAGFDDVSQLHGGIATYGKNEETKGELWDGQMYVFDERIAVPINQVNPTIVGKDYFDGTPCERYINCANPYCNKQILASVENEKKYLRSCSHDCRVHPANLYTKNLSKEEFTERLQAIDETLPEMVQ
- the fni gene encoding type 2 isopentenyl-diphosphate Delta-isomerase, giving the protein MQKNDDLLRERRKDEHVALGVKQNEQLAPSSLEDIQLVGTSIPRYNVKDIDLTTTILGANVPFPFYINAMTGGSRHTKKINAELAEIAREVAIPMAVGSQSAALKNSSLIDTYKIVREINPNGMILANISPEVALPDGLRAIEMLEANALQIHINPAQELVMQEGDRSFSHWLTRIEEYVKLSPVPVVVKEVGFGMTRETVARLASVGVQSVDLAGKGGTNFAQIENDRRRDQAYNFLLDWGISTGQALIDMQHRDAPKIAYLASGGIRNPLDIVKALALGADSVGMAGQIIYSLKKEGVTKTIEKLELWKEQLRGLFVLADAKNISELKTTPLIISGELAKWGTLREIDLVKLANRK
- a CDS encoding YitT family protein, which produces MSYVQINESFMEELALKKVKQERRKRLKWFVYKFLMITFGAILMGVGLELFLVNNRILDGGVVGISIIISQLTPLPLGVLTFVLNIPFFIIGYRKIGKVFALFTLYGIAVMSIVTLVLHDMDPVTDDLLLATVFGGMTLGLGVGLVIRNGGALDGTEIISIIINGRTPFSTGQIIMFINIVIFIVAGLVFNWDRAMYSLITYFLAYKVIDIVIQGVDESKSAFIISRYYEEIGAEIMEQLGKGVTYLDATGGYSGDVRKVVFVIVSRFEEVKVKAILDEIDPDAFLAVGGSMSEVRGGKLMNTKTPHL
- the proG gene encoding pyrroline-5-carboxylate reductase ProG, translated to MTKIGFIGFGSMASLIATKIIETEVAAPEEIILYSSSENTHFKQFYAKYPTTVLASNEAEVFTKADHSFICKLPLAILPLMKDCAAVLTADRHVISIAAGVTTSDILEISPGLQVSKLIPSLTTAVGVGTTLIAHAETVNQTNSSWLETTFEHFGHVMTIREENMDIASDLTSSSPGIIAAIFEQFVEAALRRSSLSDAEVFQMINFALAGTSKLLVEEDYTFSGLIERVATKGGITAEGVELSEEQLPQFFDELLDRTQTKYASSKKEIQAQKQDLLS
- a CDS encoding DUF1033 family protein, which gives rise to MTKWNVYLTKGEYEPWWFFEEWETSIQADFAFSDKEAAFLKYQELADELLRNYPNHQTKKDCLLAAWNEEEVEYCEDCEDDIQTFHGLILFSDGEVYQPTSEEKETIFKPVLTFA
- a CDS encoding FtsK/SpoIIIE family DNA translocase, giving the protein MATQKKKTSGRKKSSTRSKKKQSASFRLEITGVILIAIGVIGLLQLGFVGRGFFALAEMFVGLLSYVLLAGSVILGGYMVIRRKMPHLFSKRLVGIYLIILGFLTYIHMYFIIHNLGANASVISSTWKLVLENLFRPNQVGFVGGGMIGAAISSVTYFLLDRLGTNLIAALLIIYGFSLVSGISIRQFFSKIAEFVRFLFAKGKVATEKGKEVKAKRDKKKAEKIVEVEPDEVIDVVEPVQEEKAPPIISNFSSKVEQEKAPVEEKTTKQEQDLEMFQQESFENEIYQLPPVDILAPAKVTDQSKEYDQIKVNAKKLEDTFESFGVKAKITQVHLGPAVTKYEVQPSVGVKVSKIVSLSDDIALALAAKDIRIEAPIPGKSAIGIEVANQNVAMVSLREVLENNPKNNPDEKLQIALGRDISGEAMMASLDKMPHLLVAGATGSGKSVCINGIITSILLRAKPHEVKMMMIDPKMVELNVYNGIPHLLAPVVTNPKKAAQALQKVVAEMERRYDLFSHTGTRNMQGYNEYVKKHNELNEEKQPELPFIVVIVDELADLMMVASNDVEDAITRLAQMARAAGIHLIIATQRPSVDVITGVIKANIPSRIAFAVSSSIDSRTILDMGGAEKLLGRGDMLLLPVGSSKPTRIQGAFLSDAEVEDVVNYVISQQKAQYSEEMIPDDIPEVEGEVTDELYHEAVELVVEMQTASVSMLQRKFRIGYNRAARLIDEMEQRGVVGPHEGSKPRRVNVEINPEHE